The DNA region ACACTTACCTCGCCACCGAGGAGGTCTCCCTCGCCGACCTATTCCTGGGTACCCTATACGCCTTCTCCAGCATCCTCATCTTCGGTGCCGAGTACAGAGCCAAATACCCTGCTATCGCCAGATGGTTCAAGACCGTCATCGCCCACCCAGCCCTCGCTGGCGTCTTCGACCTCTCCAAGTTCCGCAAGGACACCTTGCAGTACGTCGCTCCTAAGAAAGAATCCAAGAAGgagaccaagaaggagaCTAAGAAGCCAGCCGCTGAGAAGCCAAAGGCTGCTGCCGAGGCTGAGAAGCCAGCTGAGCAACCAAAGAAGCCTAAGCACCctcttgagcttctgggCAAGGCCACTTTCCCTCTAGACGACTGGAAGAGAAAGTATTCTAACGAAGACACCAGACCAGTTGCTTTGCCATGGTTCTGGGAGCACTACAACCCAGAGGAGTACTCCATCTGGAGAGTCGACTTCAAATACAACGACGAGCTGACTCTGTGCTTCATGTCCAACAATCAGGTCGGTGGTTTCATGGAGAGACTGACAGGTTCCGTCAAGTACATGTTCGGTTGCATGGTTGTCTACGGTGAGGACCGTAACAACGGTATCGTTGGTGCCATCATGTTGAGAGGCCAGGACTACGCTCCTGCTTTCGAAGTTGCTCCAGACTGGACTTCTTACGACTACGCCAAGCTCGACACATCCAACGAGGAGGACAAGgagttcatcaacaacatgtGGGCCTGGGACAAGCCTGTGGTCATCAACGGTGAGCCAAGAGAGATCAGCGACGGTAAGGTCTTGAAATGATGACTGTTATAAAATTTGTGTAGCAGGAGACGCGATTCTCCTTTGCCTCAAAGTTGTATCTATTACATATAGTCAATCTTCTTAATGATTTATGCCCGACTTGAATTTCTTGGTCACCAGCCGCAGACGTCTGGCACCAAACTTTTCACTATTTATCTCTAACTGTTCGTAGCACTGATGGCTCGTGATGTGCAAATTTTAGGTATCTAAGAgatggaaaaaaaaaaatgaacCTAGGGGATTGTAAAAGTGGTGTCGTTAAAGAAACAAGTAAGGACCCATAGGAGCCCGGATCGCGAgtaaagagcttttttagTTAGCTTAGTTCGAATTCTACGTTTGAAAACACCCATGGCTACTGCATTGCACACCGCTAACGAGTTTGTGCTTTTGTCACTGCCCATGAACGCGCAGCCCGCGTCGGCGCCAGGCAAGTCTGCGACTTCCTGGCTCCACGAGAGCCTGGTCGGCGGAAGAACGTTCGTCTCGGAGTTCCACATCCCAGAGTTCAAGATCGGGTCTCTGGACACCCTGGTGGTTCAGTCCGAGGAGTTGGCCAAGATCGACTCGCAGATTGGAAGCTCGGTGGCCAAAATTCTGGAAATCTTGGGCAACTTGACTGAATCGCAGACCAACGCTTACAAGACCGTGCCCATCGGCAACGTCCCAATCCCTGAGTACCTGGAGAATTTCCAATGGCAAACACGCAAGTTCAAGCTCGACCGTTCCATCAAGGAACTTATCGAGGAAATCTCTCGCGAGTCTTTCCAGCTTGACGCTGATGTCAGGGCCACTAGTACCAACTACAGCAACGCAAAGACCAACCTCGCTGCTGCCG from Lachancea thermotolerans CBS 6340 chromosome C complete sequence includes:
- the TEF4 gene encoding translation elongation factor EF1B gamma (similar to uniprot|P36008 Saccharomyces cerevisiae YKL081W TEF4 Translation elongation factor EF- 1gamma), whose translation is MSQGTLYVNSLARGYLPSALVKYLGLDIEIVDTEKDQESFLKQFPLGKIPAFVGPEGFKLTEVMAIAYYLVNLKGDENIKKVLCGATLEEEAQIMRSLSFTNSELAVAFPTFALMLLGKLPYNKKICDEKRAAFDACMDVFEQRLSEYTYLATEEVSLADLFLGTLYAFSSILIFGAEYRAKYPAIARWFKTVIAHPALAGVFDLSKFRKDTLQYVAPKKESKKETKKETKKPAAEKPKAAAEAEKPAEQPKKPKHPLELLGKATFPLDDWKRKYSNEDTRPVALPWFWEHYNPEEYSIWRVDFKYNDELTLCFMSNNQVGGFMERLTGSVKYMFGCMVVYGEDRNNGIVGAIMLRGQDYAPAFEVAPDWTSYDYAKLDTSNEEDKEFINNMWAWDKPVVINGEPREISDGKVLK